One genomic segment of Burkholderia pyrrocinia includes these proteins:
- the glmU gene encoding bifunctional UDP-N-acetylglucosamine diphosphorylase/glucosamine-1-phosphate N-acetyltransferase GlmU — translation MNIVILAAGTGKRMRSALPKVLHPLAGRPLLSHVIDTARTLQPSRLVVVVGHGAEQVQAAVAAPDVQFAVQAEQLGTGHAVRQALPLLDPAQPTLVLYGDVPLTRASTLQRLVDAARDGRYGILTVTLDDPTGYGRIVRDVSGFVTRIVEQKDASPEELKIAEINTGIIITPTAQLSMWLGALKNENAQGEYYLTDVVELAIEAGFEVVTSQPDDEWETLGVNSKAQLAELERIHQRNVAEALLVDGVTLADPARVDVRGTLRCGRDVSIDVNCVFEGNVTLADNVTIGANCVIRNASVGAGTRIDAFTHIDGAVLGAHTVIGPYARLRPGAQLADEAHVGNFVEVKNAVIGHGSKANHLTYIGDADIGARVNIGAGTITCNYDGANKFRTVIEDDVFVGSDTQLVAPVRIGRGVTIAAGTTIWKDVADGLLVLNEKTQTAKSGYVRPVKKKS, via the coding sequence ATGAATATCGTGATTTTGGCGGCAGGCACCGGCAAGCGCATGCGTTCCGCGCTGCCGAAAGTGCTTCACCCCCTGGCCGGCAGGCCGCTCCTCTCCCACGTCATCGACACCGCGCGCACGCTGCAGCCGTCCCGGCTCGTCGTCGTCGTCGGTCACGGCGCCGAGCAGGTCCAGGCTGCCGTCGCCGCGCCCGATGTCCAGTTCGCGGTGCAGGCCGAGCAGCTCGGTACCGGCCATGCGGTGCGCCAGGCGCTGCCGCTCCTCGATCCCGCGCAACCGACGCTCGTGCTGTACGGCGACGTGCCGCTCACCCGCGCGTCGACGCTGCAGCGTCTGGTCGACGCCGCGCGCGACGGCCGCTACGGGATTCTGACCGTCACGCTCGACGATCCGACCGGCTATGGCCGCATCGTGCGCGACGTGTCCGGCTTCGTCACGCGCATCGTCGAGCAGAAGGACGCGTCGCCGGAAGAGCTGAAGATCGCCGAGATCAACACCGGCATCATCATCACGCCCACGGCCCAGCTGTCGATGTGGCTCGGCGCGTTGAAGAACGAAAACGCGCAAGGCGAGTACTACCTGACCGACGTCGTCGAGCTCGCGATCGAGGCCGGTTTCGAGGTCGTCACGTCGCAGCCCGACGACGAATGGGAAACGCTCGGCGTGAACAGCAAGGCGCAGCTCGCCGAGCTCGAGCGCATTCACCAGCGCAATGTCGCGGAAGCGCTGCTCGTCGACGGCGTCACGCTCGCCGATCCGGCGCGCGTCGACGTGCGCGGCACGCTGCGCTGCGGCCGCGACGTGTCGATCGACGTGAACTGCGTGTTCGAAGGCAACGTGACGCTCGCCGACAACGTGACGATCGGCGCGAACTGCGTGATCCGCAACGCGTCGGTCGGCGCCGGCACGCGCATCGACGCGTTCACGCACATCGACGGCGCCGTGCTCGGCGCGCACACCGTGATCGGCCCGTACGCACGGCTGCGCCCCGGCGCGCAGCTCGCGGACGAAGCGCACGTCGGCAACTTCGTCGAGGTGAAGAACGCGGTGATCGGCCACGGCTCGAAGGCGAATCACCTCACGTACATCGGCGACGCCGACATCGGCGCGCGCGTGAACATCGGCGCGGGCACGATCACCTGCAACTACGACGGCGCGAACAAGTTCCGCACCGTGATCGAGGACGACGTGTTCGTCGGCTCCGACACGCAGCTCGTCGCGCCCGTGCGCATCGGCCGCGGCGTGACGATCGCCGCCGGCACGACGATCTGGAAGGACGTTGCCGACGGCCTGCTCGTGTTGAACGAGAAGACCCAGACCGCGAAGAGCGGCTACGTCCGCCCGGTCAAGAAGAAAAGCTGA
- a CDS encoding cupredoxin domain-containing protein: MNRFALGFTVALLGASAATAFAADDVVNLTLKDHKFSPDGVTIPAGKKVKFVVKNLDATPAEFESDDFKAEKVIPAGKSAEILVGPLKAGTYEFHDEYHEAQSKTHLTVK, translated from the coding sequence ATGAACCGTTTCGCACTGGGTTTCACCGTGGCCCTGCTGGGCGCGTCGGCCGCCACCGCATTCGCCGCCGACGACGTCGTCAACCTGACGCTGAAGGACCACAAGTTTTCGCCCGATGGCGTGACGATTCCGGCCGGCAAGAAAGTGAAGTTCGTCGTGAAGAACCTCGATGCGACGCCCGCGGAATTCGAGAGCGACGACTTCAAGGCGGAGAAGGTCATTCCCGCCGGCAAGTCGGCCGAGATCCTGGTCGGGCCGCTGAAGGCCGGTACCTACGAGTTTCACGACGAGTATCACGAAGCGCAGTCGAAGACCCACCTGACCGTCAAGTAA
- the glmS gene encoding glutamine--fructose-6-phosphate transaminase (isomerizing), whose translation MCGIVGAVAQRNIVPVLIEGLRRLEYRGYDSCGVAVLEPGAPKRARSVARVADLDAQVRESHLEGTTGVAHTRWATHGAPVTHNAHPIFSSNALALVHNGIIENFEPLRDALRAKGYEFVSQTDTEVIAHLVHSLYRGNLFDAVREAVQQLHGAYAIAVIHKDQPHTVVGARQGSPLVVGHGDGENFLASDALALAGSTDRFTFLEEGDVCELSLDGVKIVDRHGATVQRDIRVVSAYGGAVELGPYRHFMQKEIFEQPRAIGDTVPQTDAFDATLFGDAAPAAFADVDSLLILACGTSYYSGLTAKYWLESIAKIPTQVEIASEYRYRESVPNPRQLVLVISQSGETADTLAALKHAQSLGHTHTLAVCNVATSAMVRLTEMQFLTHAGTEIGVASTKAFTTQLVALFVLAATLGKLRGHVDAAQEAEFLKQLRHLPAALNSVLALEPQIIAWSEEFARKENALFLGRGLHYPIALEGALKLKEISYIHAEAYPAGELKHGPLALVTEAMPVVTVAPNDTLLEKLKSNMQEVRARGGELYVFADADTQIVNDDGLHVIRMPEHYGQLSPILHVVPLQLLAYHTACARGTDVDKPRNLAKSVTVE comes from the coding sequence ATGTGCGGCATTGTCGGCGCAGTTGCGCAGCGTAATATCGTTCCGGTGCTGATCGAAGGATTGCGGCGCCTCGAATACCGTGGCTACGACTCGTGCGGCGTCGCCGTGCTCGAGCCGGGCGCACCGAAGCGCGCGCGCAGCGTCGCGCGCGTCGCCGATCTCGACGCGCAGGTGCGCGAATCGCACCTCGAAGGCACGACCGGCGTCGCGCACACGCGCTGGGCGACGCACGGCGCGCCCGTCACGCACAACGCGCACCCGATCTTCTCGTCGAACGCGCTCGCGCTCGTCCACAACGGCATCATCGAGAACTTCGAGCCGCTGCGCGACGCGCTGCGCGCGAAGGGCTACGAATTCGTGTCGCAGACCGACACCGAAGTGATCGCGCACCTCGTGCACAGCCTGTATCGCGGCAACCTGTTCGACGCGGTGCGCGAGGCGGTGCAGCAGTTGCACGGCGCGTATGCGATCGCCGTGATCCACAAGGACCAGCCGCACACCGTCGTCGGCGCGCGCCAGGGTTCGCCGCTCGTCGTCGGCCACGGCGACGGCGAGAACTTCCTCGCGTCCGATGCGCTCGCGCTTGCGGGCAGCACCGACCGCTTCACGTTCCTCGAGGAAGGCGACGTGTGCGAGCTGTCGCTCGACGGCGTGAAGATCGTCGACCGCCACGGCGCCACCGTGCAGCGCGACATCCGCGTCGTCAGCGCATACGGCGGCGCGGTCGAGCTGGGCCCGTATCGCCACTTCATGCAGAAGGAAATCTTCGAGCAGCCGCGCGCGATCGGCGATACCGTGCCGCAGACCGACGCGTTCGACGCGACGCTGTTCGGCGACGCCGCGCCCGCCGCGTTCGCGGACGTCGACAGCCTGCTGATCCTCGCGTGCGGCACGAGCTACTACTCGGGCCTCACCGCGAAGTACTGGCTCGAATCGATCGCGAAGATCCCGACCCAGGTCGAGATCGCGAGCGAATACCGGTATCGCGAATCGGTGCCGAACCCGCGCCAGCTCGTGCTCGTGATCTCGCAGTCGGGCGAGACGGCCGACACGCTCGCGGCGCTCAAGCATGCGCAGTCGCTCGGCCACACGCATACGCTCGCGGTCTGCAACGTCGCGACAAGCGCGATGGTGCGCCTGACCGAAATGCAGTTCCTGACGCACGCGGGCACCGAGATCGGCGTTGCGTCCACGAAGGCGTTCACGACGCAGCTCGTCGCGCTGTTCGTGCTGGCCGCGACGCTCGGCAAGCTGCGCGGGCATGTCGACGCCGCGCAGGAAGCCGAATTCCTGAAGCAATTGCGCCACCTGCCGGCCGCGCTGAACAGCGTGCTCGCGCTGGAGCCGCAGATCATCGCGTGGTCGGAGGAATTCGCGCGCAAGGAAAACGCGCTGTTCCTCGGCCGCGGGCTGCACTACCCGATCGCGCTCGAAGGCGCGCTGAAGCTGAAGGAAATCTCGTACATCCACGCCGAGGCCTATCCGGCCGGCGAACTGAAGCACGGGCCGCTCGCGCTCGTCACGGAAGCGATGCCGGTCGTCACGGTCGCGCCGAACGACACGCTGCTCGAGAAGCTGAAGTCGAACATGCAGGAAGTGCGTGCGCGCGGCGGCGAGCTGTACGTGTTCGCCGATGCCGATACGCAGATCGTCAACGACGACGGCCTGCACGTGATCCGGATGCCGGAGCACTACGGGCAGCTGTCGCCGATCCTGCACGTCGTGCCGCTGCAACTGCTCGCGTATCACACCGCGTGTGCACGCGGCACCGACGTCGACAAGCCGCGGAACCTCGCGAAATCGGTGACGGTGGAGTAA
- a CDS encoding aldehyde dehydrogenase: MNKLTLADWQNKAASLEIDGRAFIDGASRDAHGGKTFDCVSPIDGRVLAKVAECGEADVNAAVAAARRAFDAGVWAGLNPRARKAVLLRWAALMREHLDELSLLETLDAGKPIGDTTTVDVPGAAYCVEWFAEAIDKVGGEVAPADHHLVGLVTREPVGVVAAVVPWNFPILMAAWKFGPALAAGNSVVLKPSEKSPLTAIRVAQLAYEAGIPAGVFNVVPGAGEPGKLLALHRDVDCIAFTGSTAVGKLIMQYAAQSNLKRAWLELGGKSPNIVLPDCPDLDRAAQAAAGAIFYNMGEMCTAGSRLLVHRDIKDTFIEKLVAAARAYVPGNPLDPSVSMGAIVDGIQLERVLGYIEAGRNEGRLVTGGARVKEETGGFYVEPTVFEVKPDARIAREEIFGPVLSVIVFDDVDEAVRIANDTEYGLAAAVWTSNLTTAHDVSRRLRAGTVWVNCYDEGGDMNFPFGGYKQSGNGRDKSLHALEKYTELKSTLIRLH, encoded by the coding sequence ATGAACAAGTTGACTTTGGCTGACTGGCAAAACAAGGCGGCGTCGCTCGAGATCGACGGGCGCGCATTCATCGACGGCGCGTCGCGCGACGCGCACGGCGGCAAGACGTTCGACTGCGTGAGCCCGATCGACGGCCGCGTGCTGGCGAAGGTCGCCGAATGCGGCGAAGCCGACGTGAACGCGGCCGTCGCGGCCGCGCGCCGCGCGTTCGACGCGGGCGTGTGGGCCGGCCTGAACCCGCGTGCACGCAAGGCCGTGCTGCTGCGCTGGGCCGCGCTGATGCGCGAGCATCTCGACGAACTGTCGCTGCTCGAGACGCTCGATGCGGGCAAGCCGATCGGCGATACGACGACGGTCGACGTGCCGGGCGCCGCGTACTGCGTCGAATGGTTTGCGGAAGCGATCGACAAGGTCGGCGGCGAAGTCGCGCCGGCCGATCATCATCTCGTTGGCCTCGTCACGCGCGAACCGGTCGGCGTGGTGGCGGCGGTCGTGCCGTGGAACTTCCCGATCCTGATGGCCGCGTGGAAGTTCGGCCCCGCGCTCGCGGCCGGCAACAGCGTCGTGCTGAAGCCGTCGGAGAAATCGCCGCTGACCGCGATCCGCGTCGCACAGCTCGCGTACGAAGCCGGCATTCCGGCCGGCGTGTTCAACGTCGTGCCGGGCGCGGGCGAACCCGGCAAGCTGCTCGCGCTGCATCGCGACGTCGACTGCATCGCGTTCACCGGGTCGACGGCGGTCGGCAAGCTGATCATGCAGTACGCCGCGCAGTCGAACCTGAAGCGCGCATGGCTCGAACTCGGCGGCAAGTCGCCGAACATCGTGCTGCCGGACTGCCCCGATCTCGACCGCGCCGCGCAGGCGGCGGCCGGCGCGATCTTCTACAACATGGGCGAGATGTGCACGGCCGGCTCGCGTCTGCTCGTGCATCGCGACATCAAGGACACATTCATCGAGAAGCTCGTGGCGGCCGCGCGCGCGTATGTGCCCGGCAATCCGCTCGATCCGTCGGTATCGATGGGCGCGATCGTCGACGGCATCCAGCTCGAGCGCGTGCTCGGCTATATCGAGGCGGGGCGCAACGAAGGCAGGCTCGTCACGGGCGGTGCACGCGTGAAGGAGGAGACGGGCGGCTTCTACGTCGAGCCGACGGTGTTCGAGGTGAAGCCCGATGCGAGGATCGCGCGCGAGGAGATCTTCGGGCCCGTGCTGTCCGTGATCGTGTTCGATGACGTCGACGAGGCCGTGCGGATTGCGAACGACACCGAATACGGGCTGGCCGCGGCCGTGTGGACGTCGAACCTGACGACCGCGCACGACGTGTCGCGCCGGTTGCGCGCGGGCACGGTGTGGGTGAACTGCTACGACGAGGGCGGCGACATGAACTTCCCGTTCGGCGGCTACAAGCAGTCGGGCAACGGCCGCGACAAGTCGCTGCACGCGCTCGAGAAGTACACCGAGCTGAAGTCGACGCTGATCCGGCTGCACTGA
- a CDS encoding heavy-metal-associated domain-containing protein, with product MEFEVQDMTCGGCANAITRAVTAADPAAKLDIDVATKIVKVESAQGAERVQSIIEAAGFHPALRSA from the coding sequence ATGGAATTCGAGGTCCAGGACATGACCTGCGGCGGCTGTGCCAATGCAATCACACGTGCGGTGACGGCCGCCGATCCCGCCGCGAAGCTCGACATCGACGTCGCGACGAAGATCGTCAAGGTCGAATCGGCGCAAGGCGCCGAACGCGTGCAGTCGATCATCGAAGCCGCCGGCTTCCACCCGGCGTTGCGCAGCGCATAA
- a CDS encoding cupin domain-containing protein, with translation MSTEVAERLRFVRNKHGLSQRELAKRAGVTNGTISLIEQGRVSPSVGSLKKLLECIPMSLAEFFTFELVESRSVVSRRDEMPNLGNDTLAFHLVGASVKDRNMCILREIYQPHADTGPEMLVHAGHEGGVVVSGRLELTVDGATWLLDPGDGYYFESRLPHRFRNPSAEQICEVVSANSPATF, from the coding sequence ATGTCCACCGAAGTTGCCGAGCGCCTGCGTTTCGTGCGCAACAAGCATGGCCTGTCGCAACGCGAGCTCGCGAAGCGCGCCGGCGTGACCAACGGCACGATCTCGCTGATCGAACAGGGCCGCGTGAGCCCGTCGGTCGGCTCGCTGAAGAAGCTGCTCGAATGCATCCCGATGAGTCTCGCGGAGTTCTTCACGTTCGAGCTCGTCGAATCGCGCTCGGTCGTGTCGCGTCGCGACGAGATGCCGAACCTTGGCAACGACACGCTCGCGTTCCATCTGGTCGGCGCGAGCGTGAAGGACCGCAACATGTGCATCCTGCGCGAGATCTACCAGCCGCATGCCGATACGGGGCCCGAGATGCTCGTGCACGCGGGGCACGAGGGCGGCGTCGTCGTGTCGGGCCGGCTCGAGCTGACCGTCGACGGCGCGACGTGGCTGCTCGACCCCGGAGACGGCTACTACTTCGAAAGCCGTTTGCCGCACCGTTTTCGCAATCCCAGCGCGGAACAGATCTGCGAGGTCGTCTCGGCCAATTCGCCGGCAACCTTCTGA
- a CDS encoding gamma-glutamyl-gamma-aminobutyrate hydrolase family protein — protein MERKPLVGITADLTQIGAHASHTVGDKYVAAIVDGAQALAMVLPALGERQSADDVLDTVDGLLFTGSYSNVEPHLYGGEPSAPGTKHDPARDATTLPLLRAAIAAGVPVLAVCRGFQELNVVCGGTLHQHVHDVPGLADHREDDTAPMESQYGPAHVVRLTPGGKLHALAGGRDEVHVNSLHKQGIAQLGSGLAVEAVAPDGLIEAVSVVDAPAFVLAVQWHPEWRHAHDPLSSAIFRAFGDACRARRHARTRTMAAAALA, from the coding sequence ATGGAAAGGAAACCTCTCGTCGGCATCACCGCCGACCTCACGCAAATCGGCGCACACGCGTCGCATACGGTCGGCGACAAATACGTCGCCGCGATCGTCGACGGCGCGCAGGCGCTCGCGATGGTGCTGCCCGCGCTCGGCGAGCGCCAGTCGGCCGACGACGTCCTCGACACGGTCGACGGCCTGCTGTTTACCGGCAGCTACTCGAACGTCGAGCCGCACCTGTACGGCGGCGAGCCGAGCGCACCCGGCACGAAACACGACCCGGCGCGCGACGCGACGACGCTGCCGCTGCTGCGCGCGGCGATCGCCGCAGGCGTGCCGGTGCTCGCCGTCTGCCGCGGCTTCCAGGAGCTGAACGTCGTCTGCGGCGGCACGCTGCACCAGCACGTGCACGACGTGCCGGGCCTCGCCGATCACCGCGAGGACGACACCGCGCCGATGGAGTCGCAATACGGCCCCGCACACGTCGTGCGCCTGACGCCCGGCGGCAAGCTGCATGCACTCGCCGGCGGCCGCGATGAAGTGCACGTGAACTCGCTGCACAAGCAAGGCATCGCGCAGCTCGGCTCCGGCCTCGCCGTCGAAGCCGTCGCGCCGGACGGCCTGATCGAGGCCGTGAGCGTCGTCGACGCACCGGCTTTCGTACTCGCCGTGCAATGGCATCCGGAATGGCGGCATGCGCATGACCCGCTGTCGAGCGCGATCTTCCGCGCTTTCGGCGACGCCTGCCGCGCCCGCCGCCATGCCCGCACGCGCACCATGGCCGCCGCCGCGCTCGCCTGA
- a CDS encoding FTR1 family iron permease, which produces MLSTALIVFREVLEAALVVSIVMAATKGVPRRGWWVGGGLVGGVVGAGLIAVFADAISQWASGMGQEVFNAGVMFVATLMLAWHCIWMSRHGREMALHMGEVGRAVAAGSRPLTGLAIVVGVAVLREGSEAVLFLYGIAAGDPGQTPQMVAGGLLGVLGGAGLGYAMYAGLLQIPLKRLFSVTNGLIVLLAAGMASQCVGFLLAAGLVPSWGDAIWDTSWLLKDTSIVGKALHTLIGYTASPAGIQIAAYVATLVAIVGLTRLVGRPQATVRPPRAAA; this is translated from the coding sequence ATGCTGTCTACCGCGCTGATTGTCTTTCGTGAAGTGCTCGAGGCCGCGCTGGTGGTCTCGATCGTGATGGCCGCCACGAAGGGCGTGCCGCGGCGCGGCTGGTGGGTCGGCGGCGGGCTCGTCGGCGGCGTGGTCGGCGCGGGCCTGATCGCCGTGTTCGCCGACGCGATCTCGCAGTGGGCGTCCGGCATGGGCCAGGAAGTATTCAACGCGGGCGTGATGTTCGTCGCGACGCTGATGCTGGCCTGGCACTGCATCTGGATGAGCCGGCACGGCCGCGAGATGGCGCTGCACATGGGCGAAGTCGGACGGGCCGTCGCGGCCGGCAGCCGGCCGCTGACCGGGCTGGCGATCGTGGTCGGTGTCGCGGTGCTGCGCGAAGGCTCCGAGGCCGTGCTGTTCCTGTACGGCATCGCCGCGGGCGATCCGGGGCAGACGCCGCAGATGGTCGCGGGCGGGCTGCTTGGCGTGCTCGGCGGGGCCGGGCTCGGCTATGCGATGTATGCGGGGCTGCTGCAGATTCCGCTGAAGCGCCTGTTCTCCGTCACCAACGGGTTGATCGTGCTGCTGGCGGCAGGGATGGCGAGCCAGTGCGTCGGCTTCCTGCTGGCGGCGGGGCTTGTCCCGTCGTGGGGCGACGCGATCTGGGATACGTCGTGGCTGCTCAAGGATACGAGCATCGTCGGCAAGGCGCTGCATACGCTGATTGGCTATACCGCAAGCCCGGCGGGCATCCAGATCGCCGCATACGTCGCGACGCTGGTGGCGATCGTCGGGCTGACGCGGCTCGTCGGCCGTCCGCAGGCGACAGTGAGACCGCCGCGGGCTGCCGCGTGA
- a CDS encoding glutamine synthetase family protein: MQDIESFLKQHRITEVEAIIPDMAGIARGKITPRNKFTSGESMRLPQAVMVQTVTGEYPEDGSLTGVTDPDMVCVPDESTIRLIPWAIDPTAQVIHDCVHFDGSPVEISPRYVLRRVLDLYQAKGWKPVVAPELEFYLVDMNKDPDLPLRPPVGRTGRPETGRQSYSIEAVNEFDPLFEDIYEYCEAQNLDIDTLIHEVGAAQMEINFMHGDALSLADQVFLFKRTVREAALRHNMYATFMAKPMENEPGSAMHVHQSIVDEETGQNLFTSQETGGATSMFYNYLAGLQKYTPALMPIFAPYINSYRRLSRFMAAPINVQWGYDNRTVGFRIPHSGPSARRIENRIPGVDCNPYLALAATLAAGYLGMTQRLEPTEPLVSDGYDLPYQLPRNLEEGLTLMAACEPLGEILGHKFLKAYFALKETEYEAFFRVISSWERRHLLLHV, from the coding sequence ATGCAAGACATCGAAAGTTTTCTGAAGCAACACCGGATCACCGAAGTCGAGGCGATCATTCCCGACATGGCCGGCATCGCGCGCGGCAAGATCACGCCGCGCAACAAGTTCACGTCCGGCGAATCGATGCGCCTGCCGCAGGCCGTGATGGTGCAGACCGTCACCGGCGAATATCCGGAGGACGGCTCGCTGACCGGCGTGACCGACCCCGACATGGTGTGCGTGCCCGACGAATCGACGATCCGCCTGATCCCGTGGGCCATCGACCCGACCGCTCAGGTGATCCACGACTGCGTGCACTTCGACGGCTCGCCGGTCGAGATCTCGCCGCGCTACGTGCTGCGCCGCGTGCTCGACCTGTACCAGGCGAAGGGCTGGAAGCCCGTCGTCGCGCCCGAGCTCGAGTTCTATCTGGTCGACATGAACAAGGACCCCGACCTGCCGCTGCGCCCGCCGGTCGGCCGCACGGGCCGCCCCGAAACGGGCCGCCAGTCGTATTCGATCGAGGCCGTCAACGAGTTCGACCCGCTGTTCGAGGACATCTACGAGTACTGCGAAGCGCAGAACCTCGACATCGACACGCTGATCCACGAAGTCGGCGCCGCGCAGATGGAGATCAACTTCATGCACGGCGACGCGCTGTCGCTGGCCGACCAGGTGTTCCTGTTCAAGCGCACGGTGCGCGAGGCCGCGCTGCGTCACAACATGTACGCGACGTTCATGGCCAAGCCGATGGAAAACGAGCCGGGCTCCGCGATGCACGTGCACCAGAGCATCGTCGACGAGGAAACGGGCCAGAACCTGTTCACGTCGCAGGAAACCGGCGGCGCGACGTCGATGTTCTACAACTACCTCGCGGGGCTGCAGAAGTACACGCCGGCACTGATGCCGATCTTCGCGCCGTACATCAACTCGTACCGCCGGCTGTCGCGCTTCATGGCCGCGCCGATCAACGTGCAGTGGGGCTACGACAACCGCACGGTCGGCTTCCGCATCCCGCACTCGGGCCCGTCGGCACGCCGCATCGAGAACCGCATCCCGGGCGTCGACTGCAACCCGTACCTCGCACTCGCCGCGACGCTCGCGGCCGGCTACCTCGGCATGACGCAACGCCTGGAGCCGACCGAGCCGCTCGTCAGCGACGGCTACGACCTGCCGTACCAGTTGCCGCGCAACCTCGAGGAAGGGCTGACGCTGATGGCCGCGTGCGAACCGCTCGGCGAGATCCTCGGCCACAAGTTCCTGAAGGCGTATTTCGCGCTGAAGGAAACCGAATACGAAGCGTTCTTCCGCGTGATCAGCTCGTGGGAACGCCGCCATCTGCTGCTGCACGTATAA
- a CDS encoding aspartate aminotransferase family protein, translated as MTYRNESAWIQPAAPAAAPRATQARSTAEYRALDAAHHIHPFSDMGALNRAGSRVIVKADGVYLWDSDGNKVIDGMAGLWCVNVGYGRKELADAAYRQLQELPFYNTFFKTTHPPVIELSAMLAEVTPAGFNHFFYCNSGSEGNDTVLRLVHQYWRVQGKPQKKYVISRKNGYHGSTIAGGTLGGMGYMHEQMPSKVEHIVHIDQPYFFGEAQPGETPEAFGLARAQQLEAKILELGAENVAAFIGEPFQGAGGVIFPPSTYWPEIQRICRKYDILLVADEVIGGFGRTGEWFAHQHFGFEPDLITMAKGLTSGYVPMGAVGIHERVARPIIDNGEFNHGLTYSGHPVAAAVAVANLKVLRDEGIVERVKNDTGPYFQALMRETFARHPIVGEVHGHGLVASLQLAEAPAERRRFANGGDVGTICRDFCFSGNLIMRATGDRMLLSPPLVISRPEIDELVSKAKKAVDATAQQLSIS; from the coding sequence ATGACTTACCGCAACGAATCTGCCTGGATCCAGCCGGCCGCGCCGGCTGCCGCGCCGCGCGCGACGCAGGCACGCTCGACCGCCGAATACCGCGCGCTCGACGCCGCGCACCACATCCACCCGTTCTCGGACATGGGTGCGCTGAACCGCGCGGGCAGCCGCGTGATCGTGAAGGCCGACGGCGTCTACCTGTGGGACTCGGACGGCAACAAGGTCATCGACGGGATGGCCGGCCTCTGGTGCGTGAACGTCGGCTACGGCCGCAAGGAACTCGCCGATGCCGCGTATCGCCAGCTGCAGGAGCTGCCGTTCTACAACACGTTCTTCAAGACGACGCACCCGCCGGTGATCGAGCTTTCCGCGATGCTCGCGGAAGTGACGCCCGCCGGCTTCAACCACTTCTTCTATTGCAACAGCGGCTCGGAAGGCAACGACACCGTGCTGCGCCTCGTGCACCAGTACTGGCGCGTGCAGGGCAAGCCGCAGAAGAAGTACGTGATCTCGCGCAAGAACGGTTACCACGGCTCGACGATCGCGGGCGGCACGCTCGGCGGGATGGGCTACATGCACGAGCAGATGCCGTCGAAGGTCGAGCACATCGTGCACATCGACCAGCCGTATTTCTTCGGCGAAGCGCAGCCGGGCGAAACGCCGGAAGCGTTCGGCCTCGCTCGCGCGCAGCAGCTCGAAGCGAAGATTCTCGAACTCGGCGCGGAGAACGTCGCGGCGTTCATCGGCGAGCCGTTCCAGGGCGCGGGCGGCGTGATCTTCCCGCCGTCGACGTACTGGCCGGAAATCCAGCGGATCTGCCGCAAGTACGACATCCTGCTCGTCGCCGACGAGGTGATCGGCGGTTTCGGCCGTACCGGCGAGTGGTTCGCACACCAGCACTTCGGCTTCGAGCCCGACCTGATCACGATGGCGAAGGGCCTCACGTCGGGTTATGTGCCGATGGGTGCGGTCGGGATTCACGAACGGGTTGCGCGGCCGATCATCGACAACGGCGAATTCAACCACGGCCTCACGTACTCGGGCCATCCGGTCGCCGCAGCCGTCGCGGTCGCGAACCTGAAAGTGCTGCGCGACGAAGGGATCGTCGAGCGCGTGAAGAACGACACGGGCCCGTACTTCCAGGCACTGATGCGCGAAACCTTCGCGCGTCACCCGATCGTCGGCGAAGTGCACGGCCATGGCCTCGTCGCGAGCCTGCAGCTCGCCGAAGCGCCGGCCGAACGCCGCCGCTTCGCGAACGGCGGCGACGTCGGCACGATCTGCCGCGACTTCTGCTTCAGCGGCAACCTGATCATGCGCGCGACCGGCGACCGGATGCTGCTGTCGCCGCCGCTCGTGATCTCGCGTCCGGAAATCGATGAACTCGTGTCGAAGGCGAAGAAGGCCGTCGATGCAACCGCCCAGCAACTGAGTATTTCGTAA